GACGAGGTGGCGGGCGTGATGGCGCATGAACTGGGCCATGTGAAGAATCGCGACACCCTGATCATGACGATGGTCGCGACCATTGCCGGTGCCATTTCGATGCTGGCCAATTTCGGCCTCTTCTTCCGCGGTGGCGGCAATAATGAAAATGGCCATGGCAACATGATCGCGACCTTGCTGGCGGTGATCGTCGCGCCCTTTGCCGCGATGATCGTGCAGATGGCGATCAGCCGCACCCGCGAATATGGCGCCGACCAGGCCGGCGCGGAGATCAGCGGCAATCCGCGTGCGCTCGCCTCCGCCCTCGCCAAGATTTCGGGCCGGGCCGAGCTGATCCCCAATCCGGTGGCCGAGCGCAATCCGGCCGCCGCCCAGCTTTATATCGTGCCCGTCCATGTGAGTGAAATCTTCTCCACCCACCCGGCGACCGAGAAGCGCATCGCCGCGCTGGAGGAGATTGCGCAGGATATGGGTCAGAGCGATGGCCCGCCGCCCATGAGCCAGTCGTTAAAGACTGCCCCGCGCGCATCAGCCCTGTCGCCGGTGGCGGCACCCAAGCGACGCCGCAGCGCGCTGGACCCCAACGGGCGCTAAGCGACAATGGAAGAGATTGGCGAGGTTGCCGTCAAGATTGCTGGCGTGGCGCTGCGCGGGGCGGCCGGCATGGTCGTTGACATCGCCGTCGATTATATTTTTTTCCCGCCATGCCCCGCGCCTGTTCCATGCGATCGGCCGACGCACGATCGCGATCGTTACACTGGGACGCAAACGCATTCCGTCATCCTTGCGCGTAGTGCCCAAAGGGATGGTACCGCGTCCGCGCCGATCGGACTGGGTAGCGCTGTGGGTTGGGGTCGCCACCAGCATCGGACTGGTCGCGGCGGCCATCTACACGGCCCTGTGTTTCGTTTGAAGATGACCCCAGGGCCAAAAGCGCGTAGGGGCCGCTGATGTCCCGTCCTTCTACTGCCCGTTCCCGCGCGCCCCGCGCCGATGATGTCCCCGGCCTGCCCGCCCGCCGCGCTGCGCTGAAGCTGCTGGACGCGGTGTTGCGCCGGGGCGATCCGCTGGAACTGGCGCTGCATGGCGCGACCCAGGGCCTCGCCGACCGGGCCGACCGCGCCCTGGTCCATGCCATCGTCGCCGAAACGCTGCGCCACCTGCCCGATCTCGACGCGCTGATCGATGGCGCGACCAAGCAGCCCCTGCCCGACGATGCCAAGGCGCGCATGGTGCTGCGCATCGCCCTGGTCCAGGTGCTGGCGCTGGGCACCGCCCCCCATGCGGCAATCGCCACCGCGCTGCCGCTGGTCGATGGCGGCCCGCGCAAGCTGGTCCATGGCGTGTTCGGCACCGTGACCCGTGCCGAGCCGAGCCTGCCCGTGCCGCCCACCCTGCCCGCCGACGTCGCCGCGCGCTGGGCCGGGCAATGGGGTGAGGCGATGCCGCTGGCCGCCGCCCATGCCTATGCCGTGCGGCCGCCGGTCGATGTCAGCCTGCGCGACCCGGCCGAGACCGACAAATGGGTCGAGGCGCTGGGCGGCACGAGCCTGGCGCCCGGCCATGTCCGCCTGCCCGAGGGCGCGGTCGTGCCCGACCTGCCCGGCTTTGCCGAAGGCGCCTGGTGGGTGCAGGATCTGGCCGCATCCTGTCCGGCCCGGCTATTGGGCGCGGGCGCAGGCCGCAGCGTGCTGGACCTGTGTGCGGCACCGGGCGGCAAGACGATGCAGCTGGCCGCCGCCGGATGGGCCGTCACTGCGGTCGACCAGTCGAAGAAAAGGCTGGAACGGCTGAGCGACAATCTGGCGCGCACGGGCCTGTCGGCCAATGTGGTGCCGGCGGACCTGCGCAGCTGGGCGCCCGACGCGCCGGTCGACGCCGTGCTGCTCGACGCCCCCTGCACCGCCACCGGCATCTATCGCCGCCATCCCGACGTGCTGCACCGGATCGGCCCGCGCCAGATTGACGAACTGGCCGAGTTGCAGGGCGAATTACTGGCACGGGTTGCCGACTGGGTGAAGCCGGGCGGCACGCTGGTCTATGCCACCTGCTCGCTGGAGCGGGCCGAGGGCGAGGAGCAGATGGCCCGCTTCCTGGCGGCGCGGCCGGATTTTGCGGTCCAAGCGGCACAGCCCGGCGAATTGCCGGCCGGGATGACGCCGAGCGCCGACGGCTGGCTGCGCACCCTGCCCGATACGCTGGCCGAACAGGGTGGCACGGACGGATTTTTCATTGCAAGAGTCGTGCGCATCGGGAACTAAGCCTTAACCTTGCAGGGCTTAGGTTGATGCCCTTCGTTGGAAAGGCTTGATTTGCGTCCGACCGAACCCCTGCCTCTGCACCATAGCTGGCCGCTCTACGACCTGCGCGAGCATCTGGCCCCGGTCGTGCTGGACCAGCGGATTGCGGGCAATGAGGCCGCGCTGGCGGAACGGGGCCTGGGCCTGTGGCGTTGCAATCTTGCCGACAACAGCCTCGGCTGGACCCAGGGCGTCTATGAGATGTTCGGCCTGGAGCCGGGCAGCCATGTCCCCAGATTATTGTCGGTCTCGCTTTATGCCAATGACAGTCGCGAAGCGATGGAAAGGCTGCGCGCCTATGCGATCCGCCATCAGCGCGGCTTCACCCTGGACGTCGATATCCACCGGCCGGATGGTACCGATTGCGCGATGCGCCTGATCGCCGCACCAATCGTGCGCAACGACCAGACGATCGCGCTGCATGGCGTAAAACAATGGCTGCCCAAGGGGAGCATGCCCTCGCGCGGGCAGGAACCGACGCTGTTTTTCCTGCCCTGAGCGACGGCACAGCGCGCGCGGATGCGATACTGGCGGCCGGTCGCAAAACTTCCGTTGCCCTTGCCCCCCGGGAGGATTAAGGCGAGCGGTCAATGACCCGTCCGATCCTCATTTCTCCGTCCATCCTGTCCGCCGACTTCGCACGGCTGGGCGAGGAAGTCCGCGCCATAGACGAAGCCGGTTGCGACTGGATCCATATCGATGTGATGGACGGGCATTTCGTGCCCAACATCACCATCGGCCCGGCCGTGGTGAAGGCGCTGCGCCCGCACACGCAGAAACCGTTCGACGTCCATCTGATGATCTCGCCGGTGGACCTCTATCTCGACGCTTTCGCCCAGGCCGGCGCCGACATCATCACCGTCCATCCCGAGGCCGGTCCGCACATCCACCGCAGCGTGCAGCATATCAAGTCGCTGGGCGTGCAGGCGGGCGTGGTGCTGAACCCCGGCACGCCGGCCAAGATGCTCGACTATCTGATCGATGATATCGACCTGATCCTGGTGATGAGCGTGAACCCCGGCTTTGGCGGCCAGAGCTTCATCGAGAACCAGCTGCGCAAGATCGAGGCCTGCCGCAAGATGATCGACAAGAGCGGGCGCGACATTCGCCTGCAGGTCGATGGCGGCATAGACATCCATACCGCCCCCAAGGCCATCGCAGCCGGTGCCGACGTGCTGGTGGCGGGTACCGCGACCTTCCGCGGCGGGCCAGGCGCCTATGCCGACAATATCAGGAAGCTGCGGGGCGGGTGACGAACCATCGGCGTCTGACCACCCCTGCCGCTCCGATCGAGGCCGACCCTCTTCCGGCCGACGACGGCATCGAACAGGGCAAGCGGCTCATCCGCATCGCGGATGACAAGGGTCTGTCGCTGGCGGAACGGATCGCCAATCATTTCTACCTGCTCAGCTGGAAGACCCCGCTGCACAGCCGTCGGCTGAAGGGCAAATATCCGCTCAAACTGCTGGCCGTACCGGACGATGCGATCCCCGGCGACCTGCGCGCCGGTCAGGCCATACGGGCAGGCTATTTCCTGTTCCGCGGCCAGAAGCTGCCGATCGACACGATCGATTTTGCCCGCCTGCCGGTCGGCCCCGCCTTTGCCGACTATCTGCACAGTTTCCGCTGGCTGCGCGACCTGTCGAGCGCGGCGACCCGCGAACAGGGCGCGCCGCTGGCCGAGGCGCTGATGCGCAAATGGCTGGCTGCCCATGCAGAGACGCCGAGCGAACCGGCCTGGCGCGCCGACAACGCGGCCTGGCGACTGTTGTTCTGGACCGCCCATGCACCGCTGATCCTGTCGTCGAGCGACCTGGTCTATCGCTCGCTGGTGCTCAACTGCATCGCGCGGACCGCACGCCATCTCGACCGCAGCGCCGACAAGGCACCGCTGGGCCTGCCGCGCCTGACCGCCTGGGGCGGGATCGTCGCGGCATCGATGCTGATGCCGGGCGGCAACCCCCGCAAGCTGTTCGGCGAGGCCGGGCTCAAACGCGCGATCGACAGCTGTTTCCATCCCGACGGCGGCATCATTTCGCGATCGCCACTCGCCCAGTTGGAGGGGATCATGCTGCTGTCCATGGTGGCGGCGGTCTATGACGTACGGCGTGAACAAATACCGTCCTTTCTGGTCGAGGGACTGACCCGGGCCGTGCCGGCGTTGCTGGGCCTGATCCATGGCGATGGCGGGCTTGGCAGCTGGCAGGGCGCCGGGGCGATCGATCCGGCGACCGTAAGCGCTGTGGTGCAGGCCAGCCGGGTGCGCACCCGGCCACTGCGGCAGGCGCGCGACTGGGGCTATCAGCGGCTGGCGGCCGGCAACACCGTGCTGCAGATCGACGCCGCGCCACCGCCGGTCGCGCGGCTGGCCGCCGCCGGCTGCGCCTCCACCGGCGCGATCGAAATCAGCGACGGTCAGCAGCGGCTGGTGATCAACTGCGGCGGCGCCGGACTGGAAGGCGCATTCGTGCCGCGCGACCTGGCGCAGGGGCTGCGGACCACGGCCGCCCACAGCACGCTGGTGCTGGATGACAGCAATTCGACCGCGCTGATGCCCGACGGCACGCTGGGCCGCGGCGTGACCGAGGTCGAGCTCAATCGGCAGGAGCTGGAAAATGGCAGCCGCGTCGACCTGAGCCATGACGGCTATGTCCGGCGCATGGGCTATGTCCATCGTCGCCTGTTGTTGATGAGCGGCGACGGCAAGGAAATACGGGGCGAGGATATGTTGACCCCGGCGGAACGGCGCAAGAAGCCGACGAAGGCGCCGGTTCACCTGCGTTTCCACCTGGCGCCGGGCGTGGAGCCCACATTGACAGCCGACAATCAGGGCGCGTTGTTGCGCATCGAACTGGGCGCCCTGTGGCAATTCCGCACCGGCACCGGCGTGCTGACCGTGGAAGACAGCTTGTGGGTCGATGGCGAAGGGCGTCCGCACCCGACCCGCCA
The sequence above is drawn from the Sphingobium sp. AP49 genome and encodes:
- a CDS encoding transcription antitermination factor NusB, producing MSRPSTARSRAPRADDVPGLPARRAALKLLDAVLRRGDPLELALHGATQGLADRADRALVHAIVAETLRHLPDLDALIDGATKQPLPDDAKARMVLRIALVQVLALGTAPHAAIATALPLVDGGPRKLVHGVFGTVTRAEPSLPVPPTLPADVAARWAGQWGEAMPLAAAHAYAVRPPVDVSLRDPAETDKWVEALGGTSLAPGHVRLPEGAVVPDLPGFAEGAWWVQDLAASCPARLLGAGAGRSVLDLCAAPGGKTMQLAAAGWAVTAVDQSKKRLERLSDNLARTGLSANVVPADLRSWAPDAPVDAVLLDAPCTATGIYRRHPDVLHRIGPRQIDELAELQGELLARVADWVKPGGTLVYATCSLERAEGEEQMARFLAARPDFAVQAAQPGELPAGMTPSADGWLRTLPDTLAEQGGTDGFFIARVVRIGN
- the htpX gene encoding zinc metalloprotease HtpX, which codes for MSGFRTVMLLSALTALFMALGYTLGGSGGAVIALMVAAGMNLFTFWNADTIVLRMHNAREVDAQSAPEFYGLVQALSQRAGLPMPRVYVIDQDAPNAFATGRNPQNAAVAATTGLLNMLTRDEVAGVMAHELGHVKNRDTLIMTMVATIAGAISMLANFGLFFRGGGNNENGHGNMIATLLAVIVAPFAAMIVQMAISRTREYGADQAGAEISGNPRALASALAKISGRAELIPNPVAERNPAAAQLYIVPVHVSEIFSTHPATEKRIAALEEIAQDMGQSDGPPPMSQSLKTAPRASALSPVAAPKRRRSALDPNGR
- the rpe gene encoding ribulose-phosphate 3-epimerase, whose product is MTRPILISPSILSADFARLGEEVRAIDEAGCDWIHIDVMDGHFVPNITIGPAVVKALRPHTQKPFDVHLMISPVDLYLDAFAQAGADIITVHPEAGPHIHRSVQHIKSLGVQAGVVLNPGTPAKMLDYLIDDIDLILVMSVNPGFGGQSFIENQLRKIEACRKMIDKSGRDIRLQVDGGIDIHTAPKAIAAGADVLVAGTATFRGGPGAYADNIRKLRGG
- a CDS encoding heparinase II/III family protein produces the protein MTNHRRLTTPAAPIEADPLPADDGIEQGKRLIRIADDKGLSLAERIANHFYLLSWKTPLHSRRLKGKYPLKLLAVPDDAIPGDLRAGQAIRAGYFLFRGQKLPIDTIDFARLPVGPAFADYLHSFRWLRDLSSAATREQGAPLAEALMRKWLAAHAETPSEPAWRADNAAWRLLFWTAHAPLILSSSDLVYRSLVLNCIARTARHLDRSADKAPLGLPRLTAWGGIVAASMLMPGGNPRKLFGEAGLKRAIDSCFHPDGGIISRSPLAQLEGIMLLSMVAAVYDVRREQIPSFLVEGLTRAVPALLGLIHGDGGLGSWQGAGAIDPATVSAVVQASRVRTRPLRQARDWGYQRLAAGNTVLQIDAAPPPVARLAAAGCASTGAIEISDGQQRLVINCGGAGLEGAFVPRDLAQGLRTTAAHSTLVLDDSNSTALMPDGTLGRGVTEVELNRQELENGSRVDLSHDGYVRRMGYVHRRLLLMSGDGKEIRGEDMLTPAERRKKPTKAPVHLRFHLAPGVEPTLTADNQGALLRIELGALWQFRTGTGVLTVEDSLWVDGEGRPHPTRQLVVTAEALPGGSSFGWLFKRVG